The following proteins come from a genomic window of Acomys russatus chromosome 17, mAcoRus1.1, whole genome shotgun sequence:
- the L3mbtl2 gene encoding lethal(3)malignant brain tumor-like protein 2, which translates to MAGELANEHTLGERRGQYGFLRLVTVKEIEFDTMEKPRATEETPSSEPMEEEEEGDLELFGGYDSFRSYNSSAGSESSSYLEESSEAENDDREAGELPTSPLHLFTPGNTRSLDGSGSEPAVCEMCGIVGTREAFFSKTKRFCSVSCSRSYSSNSKKASILARLQGKPPTKKAKVLHKAAWSAKIGAFLHAQGTGQLADGTPTGQDALVLGFDWGKFLKDHSYKAAPVSCFKHVPLYDQWEDVMKGMKVEVLNSDAVLPSRVYWIASVIQAAGYRVLLRYEGFENDASHDFWCNLGTVDVHPIGWCAINSKILVPPRTIHVKFTDWKGYLMKRLVGSRTLPADFHIKMVESMKYPFRQGMRLEVVDKTQVSRTRMAVVDTVIGGRLRLLYEDGDNDDDFWCHMWSPLIHPVGWSRRVGHGIKMSERRCDASHHPTFRKIYCDAVPYLFKKVRAVYTEGGWFEEGMKLEAIDPLNLGNICVATICKVLLDGYLMISVDGGPSTDGSDWFCYHASSHAIFPATFCQKNDIELTPPKGYETQPFDWESYLARTKSKAAPARLFNMDCPNHGFKVGMKLEAVDLMEPRLICVATVKRVVHRLLSIHFDGWDNEYDQWVDCESPDIYPVGWCELTGYQLQPPVSAEPNTPQKGKEATKKKKKQFGKKRKRVPSTKARPLRQASKKPLLEGNLQALGVSEPVPDDIIAVRVKEEHQDIPSPGRSPSPQLPLPIESIKQETDN; encoded by the exons GCGAGTTGGCCAATGAGCACACTCTCGGAGAGCGGCGAGGGCAATATGGCTTCCTGCGCCTGGTGACGGTTAAGGAAATTGAATTTGATACCATGGAGAAACCGCGGGCCACCGAG GAGACGCCGTCCTCAGAGCctatggaagaagaggaggagggtgacTTGGAGCTCTTCGGGGGCTACGATAGCTTCCGGAGTTACAACAGCAGCGCGGGCAGCGAGAGCAGCTCCTATCTGGAGGAGTCAAGTGAAGCAGAAAATGACGACAGGGAAGCAGGCGAGCtgcccacctcacccctgcactTGTTCACCCCCGGGAACACCCGCTCCCTGGATGGCAGTGGTTCTGAGCCAG CGGTATGTGAGATGTGTGGTATCGTGGGCACAAGAGAAGCTTTCTTCTCAAAGACCAAGAGGTTCTGCAGCGTCTCATGTTCCAGGAGCTACTCCTCCAACTCCAAGAAAGCCAGTATCTTGGCTAGACTACAG GGAAAGCCACCCACCAAGAAAGCCAAAGTCCTgcacaaggcagcctggtctgccaAGATCGGAGCCTTCCTCCACGCCCAGGGCACAGGACAGCTAGCAGACGGGACACCAACAGGGCAAGATG CTCTGGTCTTAGGGTTCGACTGGGGGAAGTTCCTGAAGGATCACAGTTACAAGGCTGCTCCGGTCAGCTGCTTTAAACAC GTACCTCTCTATGACCAATGGGAAGACGTGATGAAGGGGATGAAAGTGGAAGTCCTCAACAGTGATGCTGTGCTCCCCAGCCGGGTGTACTGGATCGCCTCTGTCATCCAGGCAGCCG GGTACCGGGTGCTGCTCCGATACGAAGGCTTTGAAAATGACGCCAGTCATGACTTCTGGTGCAACCTGGGGACTGTGGATGTCCACCCCATTGGGTGGTGTGCCATCAACAGCAAGATCCTGGTGCCTCCGCGGA CCATCCATGTCAAGTTTACAGACTGGAAAGGCTACCTCATGAAGCGGTTGGTGGGCTCCAGGACGCTTCCTGCAGATTTCCACATCAAG ATGGTGGAGAGCATGAAGTACCCCTTCCGGCAGGGCATGCGCCTGGAGGTTGTGGACAAGACCCAGGTGTCACGGACCCGCATGGCTGTGGTGGACACAGTGATTGGGGGACGCCTACGGCTCCTCTATGAGGatggtgacaatgatgatgactTCTGGTGCCATATGTGGAGTCCTCTGATCCACCCAGTAGGCTGGTCACGGCGTGTCGGCCACGGCATCAAGATGTCAG AGAGACGATGTGACGCGTCTCATCACCCTACGTTCCGGAAAATCTACTGTGATGCTGTCCCTTACCTCTTCAAGAAG GTCCGAGCTGTCTACACAGAAGGTGGCTGGTTCGAGGAAGGAATGAAACTGGAGGCCATTGACCCTCTGAATCTGGGCAACATCTGTGTAGCAACCATCTGCAAG GTTCTCCTGGACGGTTACCTGATGATCTCTGTGGATGGGGGCCCCTCCACAGATGGCTCAGATTGGTTCTGCTACCACGCCTCCTCCCatgccatcttcccagccacctTCTGCCAAAAGAATGACATTGAGCTCACGCCCCCAAAAG GGTATGAGACACAGCCTTTTGACTGGGAGAGCTACTTAGCGAGGACCAAGTCTAAAGCAGCCCCAGCAAGACTCTTCAACATG GACTGCCCCAACCATGGCTTCAAGGTGGGCATGAAGCTGGAGGCTGTGGACCTGATGGAGCCGCGGCTCATCTGTGTGGCCACCGTGAAGCGAGTGGTACATCGGCTCCTTAGCATCCACTTTGATGGCTGGGACAACGAGTATGACCAGTGGGTGGACTGCGAGTCCCCGGACATCTACCCTGTCGGCTGGTGTGAGCTCACTGGCTACCAGCTCCAGCCACCTGTGTCTGCAG AGCCAAACACACCTCAGAAGGGCAAGGaagccacaaagaagaaaaagaaacagtttggTAAAAAAC GAAAGAGGGTCCCATCCACCAAGGCTCGGCCCCTCAGGCAGGCCTCCAAGAAGCCTTTACTGGAGGGAAACCTGCAGGCTCTGGGAGTCTCGGAGCCAGTTCCCGATGACA TTATTGCAGTGCGTGTGAAGGAGGAACACCAGGACATCCCTTCGCCAGGCAGGTCACCCAGTCCACAGCTGCCTCTCCCCATTGAGAGCATCAAGCAAGAGACGGACAACTGA
- the Chadl gene encoding chondroadherin-like protein codes for MEGPQIITRIFLLLLLFMLPLGPAWHAAAQRCPQTCVCDNSRRHVICRHQNLTEVPNNIPELTQRLDLQGNMLKVIPPAAFQDLPHLTHLNLQHCQVELVAEGAFRGLGRLLLLNLAANRLSTLPQEALDGLRSLRRLELERNTLEELRPGTFGALGSLATLNLAHNALVYLPAMAFQGLLRTRWLQLSHNALSVLAPEALAGLPALRRLSLQHNELQALPGAALSQARSLARLELGHNPLTYTGEEDGLTLAGLRELALDHGALQALGPRAFAHCPRLHTLDLRGNQLSTLPPLQGPGQLRRLRLQGNPLWCACHARPLLEWLVRARVRSDGACRGPRRLRGEALDALRPSDLRCPGDPAGDEDEELPPGPRAPPRRPEHEETTGGTPCPPTCVCGGETRHSACDGRGLQAVPRAFPNDTVLLDLRRNHFPSVPRAAFPGLRHLVSLHLQHCGIAELEPGALAGLDSLVYLYLSDNQLSGLSAAALEGAPQLGYLYLEHNRFLRVPGPALRALPSLFSLHLQDNAVDRLAPGDLSGARALRCLYLSGNHISQVSPGALGAARELEKLYLDRNQLREVPTSALEGLPALKELQLSGNPLRALQDGAFQPVGRSLQQLFLNNSGLEQISPGAFSGLGTGLRNLHLQKNQLQSLPAPLWLSGLELLDLSGNPFHCGCQLLPLHRWLTGLNLRVGATCATPPSVRGQKVKVATAIFEACPGWTAGKAKRTPTSRVSAGRSTTHRRHGGTDKVGP; via the exons ATGGAGGG gccCCAGATCATCACCCGGATCTTCCTGCTCCTGTTGCTGTTCATGCTGCCCCTGGGTCCAGCATGGCACGCAGCTGCCCAGCGATGCCCACAGACCTGTGTCTGTGACAACTCCAGGCGGCACGTTATCTGCCGGCACCAGAACCTCACTGAGGTGCCCAACAACATCCccgag CTGACCCAGAGGTTGGACCTCCAGGGCAATATGCTGAAGGTCATCCCTCCAGCCGCCTTCCAGGACCTGCCTCACCTCACGCATCTCAACCTGCAGCACTGCCAGGTGGAGCTGGTGGCCGAGGGTGCCTTCCGAGGCCTGGGCCGCCTGCTTCTCCTCAACCTGGCCGCCAACCGCCTGAGCACGCTGCCCCAGGAGGCGCTGGACGGGCTGCGCTCGCTGAGGCGGTTGGAGCTGGAGCGGAACACGCTGGAGGAGCTGCGGCCGGGGACGTTCGGCGCCCTGGGCTCGCTGGCCACCCTCAACTTGGCCCACAACGCCTTGGTCTACCTGCCTGCCATGGCCTTCCAGGGGCTGCTGCGCACTCGCTGGCTGCAGCTGTCCCACAACGCGCTCAGCGTGCTGGCCCCCGAGGCCCTGGCCGGCCTGCCCGCGCTGCGCCGCCTCAGCCTGCAGCACAACGAGCTGCAGGCCCTGCCCGGGGCCGCCCTGTCCCAGGCCCGCAGCCTGGCGCGCCTGGAGCTGGGTCACAACCCGCTCACCTACACGGGCGAGGAGGACGGCCTGACGCTGGCCGGCCTGCGGGAGCTGGCCCTGGACCACGGGGCCCTGCAGGCGCTGGGTCCCCGGGCCTTCGCCCACTGCCCGCGCCTGCACACCCTCGACCTCCGCGGGAACCAGCTGAGCACCCTGCCCCCGCTGCAGGGCCCGGGCCAGCTGCGCCGGCTGCGGCTGCAGGGCAACCCGCTGTGGTGCGCCTGCCACGCGCGACCCCTGCTCGAGTGGCTGGTGCGCGCTCGAGTGCGCTCGGACGGCGCGTGCCGAGGGCCGAGGCGCCTGCGGGGCGAGGCCCTGGATGCGCTGAGGCCTTCGGATCTGCGCTGCCCGGGAGACCCGGCGGGGGACGAGGACGAGGAGCTGCCGCCCGGTCCCCGCGCCCCTCCTCGCCGCCCCGAGCACGAAGAGACCACGGGGGGCACGCCCTGCCCTCCCACTTGTGTGTGCGGCGGCGAGACGCGGCACAGCGCTTGCGACGGCCGGGGACTGCAGGCAGTGCCCCGGGCTTTCCCCAATGACACAGTGCTCTTGGACCTGAGGCGAAATCACTTCCCCTCCGTGCCACGCGCGGCCTTCCCGGGCCTGCGTCACCTGGTGTCGCTGCACCTGCAGCACTGCGGCATCGCGGAGCTGGAGCCGGGCGCCTTGGCGGGCCtggatagcctggtctacctcTACCTCTCCGACAACCAGCTCTCGGGCCTGAGCGCTGCAGCCCTGGAAGGGGCCCCCCAACTCGGCTACCTGTACCTGGAGCACAACCGCTTCCTGAGGGTCCCGGGGCCTGCACTGCGCGCCCTACCCAGCCTCTTCTCGCTACACCTTCAGGACAACGCGGTGGACCGCCTGGCCCCCGGGGATCTGTCAGGGGCGCGGGCTTTGCGCTGCCTTTATCTGAGTGGCAATCACATCTCCCAGGTTTCACCTGGAGCGCTCGGGGCAGCTCGGGAGCTGGAGAAGCTGTACCTTGACAGGAACCAGCTGCGAGAGGTGCCCACCAGCGCCTTGGAGGGACTGCCTGCCCTCAAGGAGCTGCAGCTCTCGGGGAACCCACTGAGGGCTCTGCAAGATGGGGCCTTTCAGCCTGTGGGAAGGTCGCTGCAACAGCTTTTTCTGAACAACAGTGGCCTGGAGCAG ATTTCTCCAGGGGCCTTCTCGGGCCTGGGAACGGGGCTCCGGAACCTGCACCTGCAGAAGAACCAACTCCAGTCCCTGCCTGCACCTCTGTGGCTCAGCGGGCTGGAGCTCCTCGACCTCAGCGGCAATCCCTTCCACTGCGGCTGCCAGCTGCTCCCACTGCACAG GTGGCTCACTGGACTGAACCTGCGGGTGGGGGCCACCTGTGCCACCCCTCCCAGTGTCCGAGGTCAGAAGGTGAAGGTTGCCACTGCAATCTTTGAAGCCTGTCCAGGCTGGACTGCCGGGAAGGCCAAGAGGACACCAACCTCCAGGGTCAGTGCCGGAAGAAGCACCACACACAGAAGACATGGAGGAACGGACAAGGTTGGCCCTtag